In Streptomyces sp. NBC_01551, one DNA window encodes the following:
- a CDS encoding DUF3499 domain-containing protein: MSPVRRCSRTACGRPAVATLTYVYADSTAVLGPLATYAEPHCYDLCAEHSERLTAPRGWEVVRLSDGSAPSRPSGDDLEALANAVREAARPHDRRAAEAGGSGPGGGPNGPTGNGPATGQARRGHLRVLRSPDS; encoded by the coding sequence GTGAGCCCTGTACGTCGCTGTTCGCGCACCGCGTGCGGCCGCCCTGCCGTCGCAACACTGACGTACGTCTACGCCGATTCGACCGCAGTTCTCGGCCCGCTCGCCACCTACGCCGAACCCCACTGCTACGACCTGTGCGCCGAGCACTCCGAGCGCCTGACCGCCCCGCGCGGCTGGGAAGTCGTACGCCTGTCCGACGGTTCCGCGCCGTCGCGCCCCAGCGGCGACGACCTCGAAGCCCTGGCCAACGCCGTCCGCGAGGCGGCCCGTCCGCACGACCGCCGCGCCGCCGAGGCCGGCGGAAGCGGCCCGGGCGGTGGCCCGAACGGCCCCACCGGCAACGGCCCCGCCACCGGCCAGGCCCGCCGCGGGCACCTGCGCGTTCTTCGTTCGCCGGATTCCTGA
- a CDS encoding metallopeptidase family protein, producing the protein MRGPVAPPQVPLSASRAELFGDLVRDSVERLERRWPQLAEVEFVVADVPGPPGGPEGGWNDEAVPLGGLVEAAGGRPARIVVFRRPVDIRTKTRDEKALLVHEVVVEQVAELLGLSPETVDPRYGQD; encoded by the coding sequence ATGCGGGGGCCGGTGGCGCCGCCTCAGGTCCCGTTGTCGGCGAGCCGGGCGGAGCTGTTCGGGGACCTCGTACGGGATTCCGTGGAGCGGCTGGAGCGGCGGTGGCCGCAGCTCGCGGAGGTCGAGTTCGTCGTCGCGGACGTGCCGGGGCCGCCGGGCGGGCCGGAGGGCGGCTGGAACGACGAGGCCGTGCCGTTGGGCGGGCTGGTGGAGGCGGCCGGGGGGCGGCCGGCGCGGATCGTGGTGTTCCGGCGGCCGGTGGACATCCGGACGAAGACCCGGGACGAGAAGGCGTTGCTCGTGCACGAGGTGGTGGTGGAGCAGGTGGCGGAGCTGTTGGGGCTGTCGCCGGAGACCGTGGACCCCCGGTACGGGCAGGACTGA